Proteins encoded by one window of Erythrobacter sp.:
- a CDS encoding putative O-glycosylation ligase, exosortase A system-associated: MRDLVLLAFIGAILLLGFKRPFIWVLLYIYVDIVSPQLIGWGIITSLQLSLITFLAAFAGYVVLDSKEGSRFTLRQALIVALLAWCGYTTLGAVFQDSAWEKWDWVWKSMFFAAFLPLTLRTRLRLESAVLVFALAIGAIAINGGIKTVFGGGGYGTLTLLVDDNAGIYEGSIISTAAIATIPLILFLARRGTVFPPSKAVWLFSAALIFSCLLIPIGTSARTGLVCIAVLGLVLMRQVRHRFLFAGLASVAMLVALPFLPQTFVERMGTITGFRSDESASTRLEVWKWTYHYALANPKGGGFDAYRGNSFTYQLPEVTGEGNNRRITYTEVTDEARAYHSSYFEMLGEQGWLGLGLWLLLHGLGLWQMERIRWRERAKHADRDVWFHDLATALQHAQIIFLVGAAFVGIAYQSFMFLLIAMQCALWSQWRMRRKPFRPSEVAERLAGRNKQAAPA; encoded by the coding sequence ATGCGTGACCTGGTCCTCCTTGCCTTCATCGGCGCGATCCTGCTGCTGGGGTTCAAGCGGCCCTTCATCTGGGTGCTGCTGTATATCTATGTCGACATCGTCTCGCCGCAGCTGATCGGCTGGGGCATCATCACCAGCCTGCAATTGTCGCTCATCACCTTCCTCGCCGCCTTTGCCGGCTACGTCGTACTCGACAGCAAGGAAGGAAGTCGCTTCACTCTAAGGCAGGCGCTGATCGTCGCGCTGCTGGCGTGGTGCGGTTACACCACGCTGGGTGCGGTCTTTCAGGACTCAGCGTGGGAGAAGTGGGACTGGGTGTGGAAGAGCATGTTCTTCGCCGCCTTCCTGCCACTGACCCTGCGCACCCGGCTGCGGCTCGAATCGGCGGTGCTGGTATTTGCGCTGGCGATCGGCGCGATTGCCATCAACGGCGGGATCAAGACGGTATTTGGCGGCGGCGGTTACGGCACGCTGACGCTGCTGGTGGACGACAACGCGGGCATCTACGAAGGCTCGATCATTTCCACCGCCGCGATTGCCACGATACCGCTGATCCTGTTCCTCGCCCGGCGCGGAACCGTGTTTCCGCCTAGCAAGGCCGTGTGGCTGTTCAGCGCCGCGCTGATCTTTTCCTGCCTGCTCATTCCCATTGGCACCAGTGCCCGTACCGGGCTGGTGTGCATCGCCGTGCTCGGACTGGTGCTGATGCGGCAGGTGCGCCACCGCTTCCTGTTCGCTGGTCTCGCCAGCGTGGCGATGCTGGTGGCGCTGCCGTTCCTGCCGCAAACCTTCGTGGAGCGGATGGGGACCATAACCGGCTTCCGTTCGGACGAAAGCGCTTCCACCCGGCTTGAAGTGTGGAAGTGGACCTATCACTATGCGCTGGCCAATCCCAAGGGTGGCGGGTTCGATGCCTATCGCGGAAACAGCTTCACCTACCAGCTTCCCGAAGTGACCGGGGAGGGGAACAACCGCCGGATCACCTATACCGAAGTCACCGACGAAGCGCGCGCCTACCATTCGTCCTACTTCGAAATGCTCGGCGAGCAGGGCTGGTTGGGGTTGGGGCTGTGGTTGCTGCTGCACGGGCTGGGGCTGTGGCAGATGGAACGCATCCGCTGGCGTGAGCGCGCAAAGCACGCGGATCGCGATGTCTGGTTCCACGATCTGGCGACGGCTTTGCAGCATGCACAGATAATCTTCCTGGTCGGTGCGGCTTTTGTGGGGATTGCCTACCAGTCGTTCATGTTCCTGCTGATCGCGATGCAATGCGCGCTGTGGAGCCAGTGGCGGATGCGTCGGAAACCCTTTCGCCCCTCCGAAGTGGCGGAACGGCTGGCAGGACGGAACAAGCAGGCCGCGCCCGCCTGA
- a CDS encoding polyhydroxyalkanoate depolymerase, producing MLYSAYEMQRVLLGSASNWAAVAARMLDNPSLPMGYFGMGPAAASALKVFAHLYEDRGKPEFDIQPVEVDGVSCPVSETVVFEKPFGGLRRFVREGLPEDAPKLLIVAPMSGHFATLLRGTVQRMVVNQQVWITDWVDARQVPLSAGHFDLDDYIDYLIEFLQFLDPNTHVLAVCQPSVPAFAATAVMAANKDACRPASLMMMGGPIDTRASPTSVNDLAMDKPLAWFESNVIATVPYSYPGAGRKVYPGFLQLAGFLSMNLADHMMSHYEMFKHMTLGDNDSAERTRMFYDEYLSVCDMTAEFYLQTIEHVFQRHSLPKGEFVHRGKAIDPDAIRDTALLAIEGELDDISGVGQTRAALDLAKHLPPEKKMYHLAKDVGHYGIFNGSKWRGKIASVVEQWMRDNG from the coding sequence TTGCTTTATTCCGCTTATGAAATGCAGCGCGTGCTGCTCGGCTCGGCCAGCAACTGGGCTGCAGTGGCCGCGCGTATGCTTGACAATCCGTCACTTCCGATGGGCTATTTCGGCATGGGCCCAGCCGCTGCCAGCGCCTTGAAGGTTTTCGCACACCTCTACGAAGATCGCGGCAAGCCCGAATTCGATATCCAGCCGGTCGAAGTCGATGGCGTTTCCTGCCCGGTTTCCGAAACCGTGGTGTTCGAAAAGCCGTTCGGTGGCTTGCGCCGTTTCGTGCGCGAAGGCCTGCCTGAAGATGCGCCCAAACTGCTGATCGTCGCGCCGATGAGCGGGCACTTCGCCACCCTGCTGCGCGGAACGGTGCAGCGGATGGTGGTAAACCAGCAGGTCTGGATCACCGACTGGGTCGACGCGCGGCAGGTGCCATTATCGGCCGGGCATTTCGATCTCGACGACTACATCGATTACCTGATCGAATTCCTGCAATTCCTCGATCCGAACACGCATGTCCTTGCGGTTTGCCAGCCTTCGGTCCCCGCCTTTGCCGCCACGGCCGTAATGGCGGCGAACAAGGACGCGTGCCGCCCGGCATCGCTGATGATGATGGGCGGCCCGATCGACACCCGCGCCAGCCCAACCAGCGTGAACGATCTGGCGATGGACAAGCCGCTCGCCTGGTTCGAAAGCAATGTGATCGCCACCGTGCCCTACAGCTATCCGGGTGCGGGGCGGAAGGTCTATCCCGGTTTCCTGCAATTGGCAGGCTTCTTGTCAATGAATCTGGCCGATCACATGATGAGCCATTACGAAATGTTCAAGCATATGACGCTGGGCGACAACGACAGCGCTGAGCGCACCCGGATGTTCTACGACGAATATCTCTCGGTCTGCGACATGACGGCGGAATTCTATCTCCAGACCATCGAGCACGTGTTCCAGCGCCATTCGCTGCCCAAGGGCGAATTCGTCCATCGCGGCAAGGCGATCGATCCCGATGCCATCCGTGACACCGCGCTGCTGGCGATCGAAGGCGAGCTGGACGATATCTCCGGCGTTGGCCAGACGCGTGCCGCGCTCGATCTGGCCAAGCACTTGCCTCCGGAGAAGAAGATGTATCACCTCGCCAAGGATGTCGGCCATTACGGCATTTTCAACGGCAGCAAGTGGCGCGGCAAGATCGCGTCGGTGGTGGAGCAGTGGATGCGGGATAATGGCTGA
- a CDS encoding glutamate synthase subunit beta yields the protein MGKETGFLEIDRKDRTYADPKERIRHYKEFVIPHSEDGLRNQAARCMNCGIPYCHNGCPVNNIIPDWNHLVYEGDWQNALEVLHSTNNFPEFTGRVCPAPCEASCTLNLTDAPVTIKSIECAIVDRGWKEGWIKPQAPARQTGKSVAVVGSGPAGLACAQQLARAGHSVTVFEKGDRVGGLLRYGIPDFKMEKSQINRRAVQMEAEGVTFRTSTEVGVDISMKSLKENFDAVVLAGGAEHPRPLEIPGAELPGVRQAMEFLTQQNKRNAGDDETRAAPRGSLTATGKHVIVIGGGDTGSDCVGTSNRQGAASVTQIEIMPQPPAHENKLMTWPDWPMKLRTSTSHEEGVERDWAVLTKEVVGEDGAVTGLRCVRADWSEGRLKEVPGSEFTLKADLILLAMGFLGPRKKGMIEQSGVALTARGNVDADTRSYRTTDERVYACGDMRRGQSLVVWAIREGRQCAASVDEALMGVTELPR from the coding sequence ATGGGTAAAGAGACGGGTTTCCTCGAAATCGACCGCAAGGATCGCACCTATGCCGATCCCAAGGAACGCATCCGGCACTACAAGGAGTTCGTGATCCCGCACAGCGAGGACGGGCTGCGGAACCAGGCCGCGCGGTGCATGAATTGCGGCATTCCCTACTGTCACAACGGCTGCCCGGTGAACAATATCATCCCGGACTGGAACCACCTGGTTTACGAGGGTGACTGGCAGAACGCATTGGAAGTGCTGCACAGCACCAACAACTTCCCCGAATTCACCGGCCGCGTCTGCCCCGCCCCGTGCGAGGCGAGCTGCACGCTCAACCTCACCGACGCGCCGGTAACGATCAAGAGCATCGAGTGCGCGATTGTCGATCGCGGGTGGAAGGAAGGCTGGATCAAGCCGCAGGCTCCTGCCCGGCAGACCGGCAAGAGTGTCGCCGTGGTCGGCTCCGGCCCGGCAGGGCTCGCCTGCGCCCAGCAACTGGCGCGCGCCGGGCATTCGGTCACCGTGTTCGAAAAGGGGGACCGGGTCGGCGGGCTGCTGCGGTATGGCATTCCCGACTTCAAGATGGAGAAGAGCCAGATCAACCGCCGCGCGGTGCAGATGGAAGCCGAAGGCGTGACTTTCCGCACCAGCACCGAAGTTGGCGTCGACATCTCGATGAAAAGCCTCAAGGAAAACTTCGACGCGGTGGTACTGGCGGGCGGGGCGGAGCATCCGCGCCCGCTGGAAATCCCCGGGGCGGAATTGCCCGGCGTGCGCCAGGCGATGGAATTCCTCACCCAGCAGAACAAGCGCAACGCGGGCGACGACGAAACCCGCGCCGCCCCGCGCGGCAGCCTGACGGCCACCGGCAAGCACGTGATCGTGATCGGGGGCGGCGATACCGGCAGCGATTGCGTGGGCACCAGCAACCGGCAAGGCGCGGCCAGCGTCACCCAGATCGAGATCATGCCGCAGCCCCCTGCGCACGAAAACAAGCTGATGACCTGGCCCGACTGGCCGATGAAGCTGCGCACTTCCACCAGCCACGAAGAAGGCGTGGAGCGTGACTGGGCCGTACTGACCAAGGAAGTGGTCGGCGAGGACGGCGCCGTCACCGGCCTGCGCTGCGTGCGCGCCGACTGGTCGGAGGGCCGCTTGAAGGAAGTTCCCGGCAGCGAATTCACCCTGAAGGCAGACCTGATCCTGCTGGCAATGGGCTTCCTCGGCCCGCGCAAGAAGGGGATGATCGAACAGAGCGGCGTGGCGCTGACCGCGCGCGGCAATGTCGATGCCGATACCCGTAGCTACCGTACCACTGACGAACGGGTCTACGCCTGCGGCGATATGCGGCGCGGGCAATCGCTGGTGGTCTGGGCCATCCGCGAAGGCCGCCAGTGCGCCGCCAGCGTGGACGAAGCGCTGATGGGAGTGACCGAACTGCCGCGATAG
- a CDS encoding glycosyltransferase, exosortase A system-associated — protein MTRILHVLDHSLPLHSGYTFRTRAILTAQQAQGLEVRGITGLRHSAEGSPMEQVDGLTFHRTPGTAQGPAGLKEWREIGALADAIVALAQDWRPDVLHAHSPALDGMAAIRAGKKLGIPVVYEIRAFWEDAAVGNLMTHEGSLKYRLTRQLENMAVSGADAVMTICQGLKDDLVLRGVGPDKIGIMPNGVDLTLFGEPVARDAVLAQELGIGAKDSCGPVIGFIGSFYDYEGLDDLIAAMPMLLERHPSARLLLVGGGPMEAALKAQALASSAADAIIFAGRVPHGEVECYYALSDIMAYPRKHSRLTDLVTPLKPLEAMAQMQLVAASNVGGHRELVTQGETGVLFAPDDPAACATALADLIDRRDEWPAIRATAREHIRQSHDWHQNIQRYQVVYQRLLGQSSNRRIPAAA, from the coding sequence ATGACCCGGATCCTGCACGTCCTCGACCATTCGCTGCCGCTGCACAGCGGCTACACCTTCCGCACCCGCGCGATCCTGACGGCGCAGCAGGCGCAGGGACTGGAAGTGCGCGGGATCACTGGCTTGCGACACAGCGCCGAGGGGTCGCCAATGGAGCAGGTGGACGGGCTTACCTTCCACCGCACACCCGGAACCGCGCAAGGCCCTGCTGGCCTGAAGGAATGGCGCGAGATCGGCGCGCTCGCCGATGCCATTGTCGCGCTGGCACAGGACTGGCGGCCCGACGTGCTGCACGCGCATTCGCCCGCGCTTGACGGAATGGCGGCGATTCGCGCCGGTAAGAAGCTCGGCATTCCGGTAGTCTACGAAATCCGCGCCTTCTGGGAAGATGCTGCCGTGGGCAATCTGATGACCCACGAAGGCTCGCTCAAATACCGGCTGACCCGGCAACTGGAGAACATGGCCGTCAGCGGCGCGGACGCAGTGATGACGATCTGCCAGGGGCTGAAGGACGATCTGGTTTTGCGCGGGGTGGGGCCGGACAAGATCGGGATCATGCCCAATGGTGTCGATCTGACGCTGTTCGGCGAACCGGTAGCGCGCGATGCTGTGCTGGCGCAGGAACTGGGGATCGGGGCCAAGGATTCCTGCGGCCCGGTGATCGGCTTCATCGGCAGCTTCTACGATTACGAAGGGCTGGACGACCTGATCGCCGCCATGCCCATGCTGCTGGAGCGCCATCCCAGCGCGAGGCTGCTGCTGGTGGGCGGGGGACCGATGGAAGCGGCGCTCAAGGCGCAGGCTCTCGCCTCATCCGCCGCCGATGCAATCATTTTCGCCGGTCGCGTGCCGCACGGCGAAGTCGAGTGTTACTACGCGCTCAGCGATATCATGGCTTACCCGCGCAAGCACAGCCGCCTGACCGATCTGGTCACGCCTTTGAAGCCACTCGAAGCGATGGCGCAGATGCAACTCGTCGCCGCCAGCAATGTCGGCGGCCACCGCGAACTGGTTACGCAGGGGGAAACCGGAGTGCTGTTCGCGCCCGATGATCCTGCCGCCTGCGCCACAGCGCTGGCCGACCTCATCGACCGCCGCGACGAATGGCCCGCAATCCGCGCCACGGCCCGTGAACATATCCGCCAGAGCCATGACTGGCACCAGAATATACAGCGTTATCAGGTCGTTTACCAAAGACTGTTAGGCCAATCGTCGAATCGCCGGATTCCCGCTGCCGCCTGA
- a CDS encoding uracil-DNA glycosylase, translating into MSETVPPGWADVLDPVLATPAARQLGGWLRGEEAAGKAIYPPRGCRLRALELTPLDAVKVVILGQDPYHGPGQAHGLCFSVAERVPLPPSLRNIYKELQADLGIAPPSSGNLEGWARQGVLLLNNTLTVEDGKAGSHAGRGWEAITDACVAAVAERAEPSVFVLWGSHAQGKAARIAALQEGGRHCLIRSPHPSPLSAHRGFFGSRPFSRANAFLDANGRERIDWRL; encoded by the coding sequence ATGAGCGAAACTGTACCCCCGGGCTGGGCCGATGTGCTCGATCCAGTGCTGGCCACGCCCGCAGCGCGCCAGCTGGGCGGCTGGCTGCGCGGGGAGGAAGCGGCGGGCAAGGCGATCTACCCGCCGCGCGGATGCCGCCTGCGAGCGCTGGAACTGACCCCGCTCGATGCGGTGAAGGTCGTGATCCTGGGGCAGGATCCGTACCACGGGCCGGGGCAGGCGCACGGGCTGTGCTTTTCGGTGGCCGAAAGGGTGCCGCTGCCGCCTTCGCTGCGCAACATTTACAAGGAATTGCAAGCCGATCTTGGCATCGCGCCACCATCGAGCGGCAATCTGGAAGGCTGGGCGCGGCAGGGGGTGCTGCTGCTCAACAACACGCTGACGGTGGAAGACGGCAAGGCGGGCAGCCACGCGGGGCGCGGCTGGGAGGCCATCACCGATGCCTGCGTGGCGGCGGTGGCGGAACGGGCGGAGCCGAGCGTGTTCGTGCTCTGGGGCAGTCACGCACAGGGCAAAGCGGCGCGGATTGCCGCTTTGCAGGAAGGGGGGCGGCATTGCCTGATCAGGAGCCCGCACCCCAGCCCGCTTTCCGCCCATCGCGGTTTCTTCGGTTCAAGGCCGTTCAGCCGAGCCAATGCCTTCCTCGACGCGAACGGGCGCGAAAGGATCGACTGGCGATTATAG
- the gltB gene encoding glutamate synthase large subunit, translating into MGFVAHIKGVKSHGIIIQGLEILANLDHRGAVGADPLLGDGAGILIQIPDKLYRRWATNEGLALPQPGDYAVAMCFLPQDAPARDFITAQFEKFVAKEGQRLIGWRDVPTTQEGLGKAVLESMPVIRQCFIARGENCADQDAFERKLIVIRKQTQNPLAELAKKHAMPGLEKLYMPSFSSRTVVYKGLLLATQVGSFYDDLRDPDCESALGLVHQRFSTNTFPSWRLAQPFRMICHNGEINTVRGNVNWMNARRRTMESDLLGADLDKLWPIIPHGQSDTACLDNALELLLLGGYSLAHAMMMLIPEAWAGNPLMDPKRRAFYEYHAALMEPWDGPASVAFTDGRQIAATLDRNGLRPARYCVTKDDLVCLASESGVLPFAEEDIVRKWRLQPGRMLLIDLEQGRIIEDEELKAQLANAEPYEEWLEKAQYKLADLETIETHDEAVLEHEVSLLDRQQAFGYTQEDIAKFLEPMAVLGDDPIGSMGTDTPIAVLSKRSRLLYDYFKQNFAQVTNPPIDPIREELVMSLLTMVGPRPNLLGHEAGTHKRLEISQPILTSKGMEKIRSVEASLDGAFRTGTIDITWDASTGADGLEMAIKEMCWAATEAVLQDRNILILSDRAQGPDRIPMPALLATAAVHHQLVRQGLRMQTGIVVETGEAREVHHFCVLAGYGAEAINPYLAFETLEDIRRRKAPELTPEAVEKNYIKAVGKGIQKVMSKMGISTYQSYCGAQIFDAVGLSSEFVESYFTRTATTIEGIGLAEVAQETVRRHSAAYGDNPIYRNMLDVGGMYQYRLRGEEHAWTPANIAQLQHAVRGDKWDQYEEFAKSINEQSERLLTIRGLMELKKADKPVPLDEVEPAAEIVKRFSTGAMSFGSISHEAHSTLAIAMNRIGGRSNTGEGGEEPERFVPLPNGDSMRSKIKQVASGRFGVTTEYLANSDDIQIKMAQGAKPGEGGQLPGHKVDKRIGAVRHATPGVGLISPPPHHDIYSIEDLAQLIHDLKNVNPVARISVKLVAEVGVGTVAAGVAKCKADHVTISGYEGGTGASPLTSLTHAGSPWEIGLAETQQTLLLNGLRSRIAVQVDGGLRTGRDVAIGALLGADEFGFATAPLIAAGCIMMRKCHLNTCPVGVATQNPELRKLFVGQPEHVINYFFFVAEELRSIMAEMGFRTVEEMIGRVERIDMNRAIHHWKTDGIDLSRLLHQVEPWEGKTLFHTEVQDHGLGPALDNELIEACKPALERGEPVQIDRPIRNLNRTTGAMLSGVIAKSHGHKGLPAESIRVNFTGTAGQSFGAWLVHGVTLDLVGDANDYVGKGLSGGRVIVRPPAGVPRVPGENIIVGNTVLYGAIAGEAYFGGVAGERFAVRNSGAIAVVEGTGDHGCEYMTGGVVAVLGQTGRNFAAGMSGGVAYVYDPDGSFASRCNMAQVDLEPIAANASDPDGMGRPQQRGASVHDFGMGDPLYHDAARLKILLERHKLHTGSARAEALLRDWPASLGKFVKVMPKDYRRALEQLEAERDQAASVAAE; encoded by the coding sequence ATGGGCTTTGTCGCCCATATCAAGGGCGTCAAATCGCATGGCATCATTATCCAGGGCCTCGAGATTCTGGCCAATCTCGATCATCGCGGTGCGGTGGGCGCGGACCCGTTGCTGGGCGACGGCGCGGGAATCCTGATCCAGATCCCGGACAAGCTCTATCGCCGCTGGGCGACAAATGAAGGTCTCGCACTACCCCAGCCGGGCGATTACGCGGTGGCGATGTGCTTCCTGCCGCAGGATGCTCCGGCGCGCGATTTCATCACCGCGCAGTTCGAAAAATTCGTTGCCAAGGAGGGACAGCGCCTGATCGGCTGGCGCGACGTACCGACCACGCAGGAGGGTCTTGGCAAGGCCGTACTCGAATCGATGCCGGTGATCCGCCAGTGCTTCATCGCGCGGGGCGAAAACTGCGCCGATCAGGACGCTTTCGAGCGCAAGCTGATCGTGATCCGCAAACAGACCCAGAACCCGCTGGCGGAATTGGCGAAGAAGCACGCCATGCCGGGCCTTGAAAAGCTCTACATGCCCAGCTTCTCCAGCCGCACGGTGGTCTACAAGGGGCTGCTGCTGGCAACGCAGGTGGGCAGCTTTTACGACGACCTGCGCGATCCCGATTGCGAGAGTGCGCTCGGCCTCGTGCACCAGCGTTTCAGCACCAATACCTTCCCCAGCTGGCGGCTGGCGCAGCCATTCCGGATGATCTGCCACAATGGCGAAATCAACACCGTGCGCGGCAACGTTAACTGGATGAACGCGCGCCGCCGGACGATGGAATCGGACCTGCTCGGCGCCGATCTGGACAAATTGTGGCCGATCATCCCGCACGGCCAGTCGGACACCGCCTGTCTCGACAATGCGCTCGAACTGCTGCTGCTCGGCGGCTACAGCCTCGCCCATGCGATGATGATGCTGATTCCCGAAGCCTGGGCCGGCAATCCGCTGATGGATCCCAAGCGGCGCGCGTTCTATGAATACCACGCCGCGCTGATGGAGCCATGGGATGGCCCCGCTTCGGTCGCCTTCACCGATGGCCGGCAGATCGCCGCCACCTTGGACCGCAACGGCCTGCGCCCCGCGCGCTATTGCGTGACCAAGGATGACCTCGTCTGCCTCGCTTCCGAAAGCGGCGTGCTGCCGTTCGCCGAGGAAGACATCGTGCGCAAGTGGCGGCTCCAGCCCGGCCGGATGCTGCTGATCGATCTCGAACAGGGTCGCATCATCGAGGACGAGGAGCTCAAGGCCCAGCTCGCCAATGCCGAACCCTATGAGGAATGGCTGGAGAAGGCGCAATACAAGCTGGCCGATCTCGAAACCATCGAAACGCATGACGAAGCGGTGCTCGAGCACGAGGTGAGCCTGCTCGATCGCCAGCAGGCCTTCGGCTACACGCAGGAAGATATCGCCAAGTTCCTCGAACCGATGGCCGTTCTGGGAGACGATCCTATCGGTTCGATGGGCACCGACACCCCGATTGCGGTGCTGTCGAAGCGCAGCCGCCTGCTCTACGACTATTTCAAGCAGAACTTCGCGCAAGTCACCAATCCGCCGATCGATCCGATCCGCGAGGAGCTGGTGATGAGCCTGCTGACCATGGTGGGCCCGCGCCCGAACCTGCTGGGGCACGAGGCAGGCACGCACAAGCGGCTCGAAATCAGCCAGCCGATCCTCACCAGCAAGGGTATGGAGAAAATCCGCTCGGTTGAAGCAAGCCTTGACGGCGCGTTCCGCACCGGCACCATCGACATTACCTGGGATGCCAGCACCGGGGCCGATGGTCTCGAAATGGCGATCAAGGAAATGTGCTGGGCCGCCACCGAAGCGGTGCTGCAGGATCGCAACATCCTGATCCTCTCGGACCGCGCCCAAGGGCCTGACCGGATCCCGATGCCCGCGTTGCTCGCCACGGCTGCCGTGCACCACCAGCTGGTGCGGCAGGGCTTGCGGATGCAGACCGGGATCGTCGTCGAGACGGGCGAAGCGCGCGAGGTGCACCACTTCTGCGTGCTGGCGGGATACGGCGCAGAAGCGATCAATCCCTACCTCGCCTTCGAGACGCTGGAAGATATCCGCCGCCGCAAGGCTCCGGAACTGACACCCGAAGCGGTCGAGAAGAACTACATCAAAGCGGTGGGCAAGGGCATCCAGAAGGTCATGTCCAAGATGGGCATTTCCACCTACCAGTCCTATTGCGGGGCGCAGATTTTCGACGCGGTGGGGCTTTCCTCGGAATTCGTCGAAAGCTATTTCACCCGCACCGCCACCACCATCGAAGGCATCGGCCTAGCCGAAGTGGCGCAGGAGACGGTGCGCCGCCACTCCGCCGCCTATGGCGACAATCCGATCTACCGCAACATGCTCGATGTCGGCGGGATGTACCAGTACCGCCTGCGCGGCGAGGAGCACGCCTGGACCCCGGCCAATATCGCCCAGCTCCAGCACGCGGTGCGCGGCGACAAGTGGGACCAGTACGAGGAATTCGCAAAGTCGATCAACGAGCAGTCCGAACGGCTGCTGACGATCCGCGGGCTGATGGAGCTGAAGAAGGCGGACAAGCCGGTGCCACTCGACGAGGTCGAACCCGCCGCCGAAATCGTCAAACGGTTCAGCACCGGGGCGATGAGCTTCGGTTCGATCAGCCACGAAGCCCATTCCACGCTCGCCATCGCGATGAACCGGATCGGCGGGCGTTCGAACACCGGCGAAGGCGGGGAAGAGCCGGAGCGCTTCGTGCCGCTGCCCAATGGCGATTCGATGCGCAGCAAGATCAAGCAGGTGGCCAGCGGGCGCTTTGGCGTCACCACCGAATATCTCGCCAATTCGGACGATATCCAGATCAAGATGGCGCAGGGCGCCAAGCCCGGCGAGGGCGGGCAATTGCCGGGCCACAAGGTGGACAAGCGCATCGGCGCGGTGCGCCACGCGACACCCGGCGTGGGCCTGATTTCGCCGCCGCCGCATCACGATATCTATTCGATCGAAGACCTCGCGCAGCTGATCCACGATCTCAAGAACGTCAATCCGGTGGCGCGCATATCGGTCAAGCTGGTGGCAGAAGTGGGCGTCGGCACGGTCGCCGCAGGTGTCGCCAAGTGCAAGGCGGACCATGTCACCATTTCGGGCTACGAAGGCGGCACCGGCGCTTCGCCGCTCACCAGCCTGACCCACGCGGGATCTCCTTGGGAAATCGGCCTGGCCGAAACCCAGCAGACGCTGCTCCTGAACGGCCTGCGCAGCCGCATCGCGGTGCAGGTGGACGGCGGCCTGCGCACCGGGCGCGATGTCGCCATCGGCGCGCTGCTCGGCGCGGACGAATTCGGCTTTGCCACCGCTCCGCTGATCGCCGCGGGCTGCATCATGATGCGCAAGTGCCACCTCAACACCTGCCCGGTGGGCGTGGCGACGCAGAACCCCGAACTGCGCAAGCTGTTCGTCGGCCAGCCCGAACACGTCATCAACTACTTCTTCTTCGTCGCCGAGGAACTCCGCAGCATCATGGCCGAAATGGGCTTCCGCACGGTGGAGGAAATGATCGGCAGGGTCGAACGGATCGACATGAACCGCGCGATCCACCACTGGAAGACCGACGGGATCGACCTGTCGCGGCTGCTGCATCAGGTCGAACCCTGGGAAGGCAAGACGCTGTTCCATACCGAAGTGCAGGACCATGGGCTCGGCCCGGCGCTGGACAATGAGCTGATCGAAGCCTGCAAACCAGCGCTCGAACGCGGCGAGCCGGTGCAAATCGACCGCCCGATCCGCAATCTCAACCGCACCACCGGGGCCATGCTGTCAGGCGTAATTGCCAAGTCGCACGGCCACAAGGGGCTGCCCGCCGAGAGCATTCGCGTGAACTTCACCGGTACCGCCGGGCAGAGCTTTGGCGCCTGGCTGGTTCACGGGGTGACGCTCGATCTGGTCGGGGACGCCAACGACTATGTCGGCAAGGGGCTTTCCGGCGGCCGCGTGATCGTCCGCCCGCCCGCCGGGGTGCCGCGCGTGCCCGGCGAGAACATCATTGTCGGCAATACCGTTCTCTACGGCGCGATTGCGGGCGAAGCCTATTTTGGCGGCGTTGCCGGAGAACGCTTCGCGGTGCGCAATTCGGGCGCGATTGCGGTGGTCGAGGGCACCGGCGATCATGGCTGCGAGTATATGACCGGCGGCGTGGTCGCGGTGCTCGGCCAGACCGGACGCAATTTCGCTGCCGGGATGAGTGGCGGGGTCGCCTATGTCTATGATCCGGACGGCAGCTTTGCCAGCCGCTGCAACATGGCGCAGGTCGATCTCGAACCGATTGCGGCCAATGCCAGTGATCCGGACGGCATGGGCAGACCGCAGCAGCGCGGTGCCTCGGTCCATGATTTCGGCATGGGCGATCCGCTTTATCACGATGCCGCACGGTTGAAGATCCTGCTCGAACGGCACAAGCTGCACACCGGATCGGCGCGCGCCGAGGCGCTGCTTCGCGACTGGCCGGCATCGTTGGGCAAATTCGTCAAGGTGATGCCGAAGGATTACCGCCGCGCGCTCGAACAGCTCGAAGCCGAACGCGACCAGGCCGCCAGCGTTGCGGCCGAGTAG